Part of the Helicobacter bilis genome is shown below.
TTGGTGGCTCTCAAGGTGCAAAAGCGATTAATGAACTAGCATTAAATCTTGCCCCCTTACTTAAAGAGAAAAATATAAAAATCCTGCATCAAGCAGGAAAAATAGATTATGAAAACACTTATAAAGCCTATGTTGAAAAAGGCTTCAATTTAGCAGATTCTATGCAGGATTTTAAAAGTGGCAATAAGGATATATTTGTATTTGATTTTAGCAGGGATATGGCAGAACTTATGAATATGGCTGATTTTTGCATTAGTCGTGCTGGAGCATCAAGCCTTTGGGAACTTGTGAGCAATGGCTTACCCACACTTTTTATACCCTACCCATACGCAGCAAAAAATCATCAATATTTTAATGCAAAAAGCCTTATTGATAAAGACTTAGCACTGCTTTACACACAAGATGAAATTTCACGCATTGATATAAACGATTTAGCACAAAAAATCACACAAATAAATCTTTCTGCTATCTCAAAGTCGCTTATCACAATGGCACAGCAAAATGGTGCTGAATGTATCATTAATCACATAAGGCAATATCTTAAGAATTAGAATCTTATAACAAATAAAAGCTTTGTAATTTTAAGTTATAATCTCACATATTAAAAAAATATTAATATTTTGGAGTTTATAACTATGACAAAAAAGCAAATAAGTGCGGTAGCATTATTTAGTGGTGGATTAGATTCTATGATTTCTATGCAGTTGTTGCACGAGCAAGGCA
Proteins encoded:
- a CDS encoding UDP-N-acetylglucosamine--N-acetylmuramyl-(pentapeptide) pyrophosphoryl-undecaprenol N-acetylglucosamine transferase produces the protein MNIAITGGGTGGHLAIARALGEECKKQGITTLYIGGTKGQDKQWFDNESTPFTHTAFLDSMPVVNQSFFGKWSALAKNITESLSAKKLLKEHNINACISVGGFSAATGSFGAIFSRIPFFIHEQNACMGSLNKLLKPFAKSFFSSFEYPNVTLTPYPINSDFFMKQRERDTLKTIAFFGGSQGAKAINELALNLAPLLKEKNIKILHQAGKIDYENTYKAYVEKGFNLADSMQDFKSGNKDIFVFDFSRDMAELMNMADFCISRAGASSLWELVSNGLPTLFIPYPYAAKNHQYFNAKSLIDKDLALLYTQDEISRIDINDLAQKITQINLSAISKSLITMAQQNGAECIINHIRQYLKN